The DNA region TATTAacattatttaatataaaaaaaatcttttcctctctctcttcgcCCTTCtcttttaacatttattttagttgaaataatatttaaatagtacaAAGAAAATGTAGGATCAGACCTGTTACGATTATAGTGTTCCATATGGCTTAAGTCTAATCTTAACTATGTGTATTTAAGTTCTTGGTCACCATTCCCTTGCAAGCCAGTTTTCAAGGGTGAGTTCTGCCCAATGTTTTTAACATTTAGTATCAGAGCTAGCCACCATATCGAAGGGTTCAAGTCCCGAAGGAGGCGACGTATAGGCTAGATTAAAATACTAATAGGTGAGTGGAGTTGCTAAAAGAGAAAGGGCTACCATCTGGTCAGTGTCAATAGAGTTGGCCGTCATGGACGTCGGCCACGGAAGCGTGGTGGTATGTTACGATTCTAGTGTTCCACATGGTTTAAGTTTAatcttaaccatgtgtatataagttcttGGACATCCTTCCCTTGCAAGCCGGTGGCGGTTTTCAATGGTGAGTTCTACCCAAGGTTTGTAACAAGAcatttgaccatctcatctaaaaattaattgatctATAGTGAAGGAAGCCAAAACTTTTTATGACATTCGAAATCTCACAGTGCAAGATATGTTATAAGAATGACAAAGTGAAGCTATTATAAAGGATATTTgcaaagataaataaataaaataaaccgacaaataaaagagacaaaaattcaaaaaaaaaaaaaaagagccgaGGTGGAGAGTGAAAGAAGCACAATCCCAGAAAACGGCATGTGGGAATTTGGACCCCCATTCTGTACTGCTTGTCTGGCGTCCTTCAAAACAGAGTCCCTCTCCATGTGCTCTTTAACTTTGTGGTCCTAAAAACAGAGCCTCTATGTACGGGGCTCTCTTCCCGCTTCCATATCACGTTTTGAGGCTGAAAACGGCCGGAGAATGGTCCTTATTTGTAATCTTACTACATTCATCATTACTCTTCACCTTTGTTCAAGTTAATGTTACTCTTGCCATTTACCAAACGAAAAACACATGTTCTCTGTTactgttaattattattattattattattattattttacagcTATCTAAATCAGATTCGATGAGGATCCATTATGAGTCTTTTAAGTGctctattatattaaaaaatattgatctGTACTTACCATCTTACAATAAAGGATTAGACACTCTGCCTTAATCTGTAATTACAATCTCGGAAAGAAACTTTTTATTGAGAGGATTTGAAAACCAGAATTTGTTTCCATAACCCGCAAAAAAGACaagacaaaacaaatcaaataaaaaataataataataataataataataataataataagaaacaaagaagagacAGTGAGAGAAAGGACAAGGAAGCAGAAAGTCCCGCTGCCCCAAAATCATCAAATTCGTTGGGGGGAATAATAATATCTACTTgccaaacaatttaaaaaattaaaaaaaaataaatcattttagaCTATTTAATTACCACGTGATTTGACAAGtctttaaacttcaaaatctctcaatttgaactcttcaactttcaattatagtcaatttgaacctctcttAGTTCTAGTCGTTAACTTCTATTAATGgtacctaaaaagaccaaaatatctcaaattttattttttattttttatttggaattaagggtggtaaatttgaaattctataaaaaaattaagggtataaatgttattgtctcacttttaaggtttaaaatccacaattaaaagttgagaggttcaaattaagaagttttgaagtttgagagcTTGTCTGTTGAGAAATAATCCtacattgcttgtggacaagaccttgagcatgtttataaagaattgaCAACCCTCTTTTATTGACgagttttatgagatgagttaggcctacaaatttttttatggtatcaaagtcaacTACAAGACAAATGAGAATTATACTTCTTACCATGATATAAGGACCGGATGTAATAATTTAAGAGTATAAAGTaaagtttaaaataataataataataatactttttaagccatttttaaaaataaatagtaattttgtCACGTAATGGTATTTTATTGTTTTGCAAAGGCATTAGTCTAATACGCGTACAGAAATGGACACTcaacaatattatattatatatcttttttgtattgagaagagagagagggaggaagGGGAGGGGGGTAGGTGTGAGATTGACCGAACCACCTCCGCACACGTACCATCTTCCCAATGCTTTCCCCTACTCCCAACCCTCCTTAATATATAAACCCCACAAACCCCCTTTCTTTTCTCAGCTTGACGTTTCTCATTTTACAGAGAACACCAAGCtttcttattaatattatttcttccacttttcctttattctttttcttcttttcaatttaTTCCGGTGAAGTCCAATCACTCAGATACAATATGCAGGCTATTGCTCCATCCACGCCTAATACTCTTAAGTCTTTAACGGGGACGATTCGTCCTTCTTTGTCCCGACTCGGTCCCAGCCGACTCGTCGTCCAGAGCGTTTACCGATCCGACTCCGTTAACTTCCCCAACGGCGTCGGTTTGAGCAGGGCCGACTGGCAGAGCTCCTGCGCTATCCTCGCCAGTAAGGTTGTTTCCCAGGAGCAACCCACGGAGAAGCCCGGAGCTGCCGGAGGAGGTGGGGCGGCCGGGGGTGCCGACCATGTGGCGGCCGTTAATGGTCACAAGGCCAGTATCGATCTCGACCTGGTTCCGATTAGCACcgacagcaacaacaacaagcCGCATCAGCTGGCGCATAGGGCGCTCACCATAACGGACCTGTCCCCGGCTCCGATGCACGGCTCGGAGCTCCGAGTTGCTTACCAAGGGGTGCCCGGCGCGTACTCCGAAGCCGCAGCCGGAAAGGCCTATCCGAACTGCGAAGCCATTCCGTGCGACCAATTCGAGGTGGCTTTCCAAGCCGTGGAGCTCTGGATCGCCGATCGGGCTGTGCTACCCGTCGAGAACTCACTCGGGGGCTCGATCCACCGGAACTACGATCTCCTCCTCAGGCATCGACTCCACATAGTCGGCGAGGTCCAGCTTCCCGTCCATCACTGCCTCTTGGCGCTTCCGGGTGTTAGGAAGGAGTACTTGACCCGCGTCATCTCCCACCCGCAGGCCCTGGCTCAGTGCGAGTTGACTCTTACGAAACTCGGCCTCAACGTGGCGCGGGAGGCTGTGGACGACACAGCCGGAGCCGCCGAGTTTGTCGCCGCCAACAACCTCCGCGACACGGCGGCAATTGCGAGCGCACGAGCTGCTGACCTATACGGCATGAACATCCTCGCTGACGGGATCCAAGATGACTCGAGCAACGTGACGCGCTTTGTGATGTTGGCCCGAGAGCCGATCATCCCTCGCACAGACCGGCCGTTCAAGACGAGCATTGTGTTCGCGCACGACAAGGGGACGTCCGTACTGTTCAAGGTGCTCTCCGCTTTCGCTTTCAGAAACATCAGCCTGACCAAGATCGAATCGAGGCCGCACCGGAACCGTCCGATCAGGCTGGTTGACGACGCCAACGTGGGCACAGCGAAGCACTTCGAGTACATGTTCTACATAGATTTCGAAGCGTCGATGGCGGAGGTCCGGGCCCAGAATGCGTTGGCGGAGGTGCAGGAGTTCACGTCGTTCTTGAGGGTCCTGGGCAGTTATCCCATGGACATGACGCCTTGGTGCCCCTCCGGTGGAGATTAGCAACGCTGGCGGCTCCTCTCACCaaaccccccacccccaaaaaaaaaaaaaaacaaaaaaaaaatgaatataatatattatttaatgtcAGTAAAAAAATGCTACTCTTACGCAAATCCCGTTATCGTTTTGGACAACCAAAGggatttcattttattttttctttttctttttgtaatctCTGAGTGATTTATGGATGGACAGACAAGTAAGGCAGGAATTGTTGGTGGCTTcgatgtatgtatgtatgcatgtagATGTGATGATGATGGTGCGTCACGATATTTGTGGTGGTTATGTGTGGAAGTGTCAATTCCATCCACCTAATCATTTCATTGTAAGTTAAATGTTTGGAAAATTGAATTTCACAGAAAATAGGATATTAAATTTGGCATTTCTTTCAAACTTCTGTAGCCAATTTTGGTGTGCTTCcagagtttttttattttttatttttaaataatgtataaaagtgaattctgatttttttttaatagcaattGAATTTAGATTTACCCAATCGTGAAAGAGACATGCCCAAGATTTCATCCTCAATCACcaatataagattaaaaaatctCACCAATTGATATAAAATAGGGCTAATCCCCGTGTGCTGCTGAGTGCTGAGTAATTTTCTTAAAGTTACCGTCGCCCCGCAGTGAAATGACACCAATATTGTAATCAAATTGATGAAGTCCTTGTTcctgaagaaattcataataaaatacaaatgcTCTATTTTTATAGGTTAcacataaatataattttaatcaaatcatataatttatggtgatcaaatcataaaaaattcttaaaataggTTAATCTAATTTTCATCAAATCTATAATTTTAGAGTCATTCAAATATGTTCTAACAGTCCTCAAgtggtaactcaatcggctgtagaccatgcctcatgaaacggaggtcactagtttaaattctCCTTCCCcttttccttgtgtggacatgtcaaacaATTGCTTTACGCTTGCGTTCACTTTTGGGTCTTATAAGTggtttgcgatttaaaaataatattgtgcttttaaaaaaaatatatttattgcCAGCgattaaataatacaaaatttttttacgttatcaaattgtaatttgtcaaatgatttattttttacaatttaatttaaaattacacttttaacctgtaaaattacaatttcaaaCGCACTCTTAGTTTTAAGCTAGTTTattgcttttgttgttgttttctgCCTTGGATTGA from Corylus avellana chromosome ca10, CavTom2PMs-1.0 includes:
- the LOC132164423 gene encoding arogenate dehydratase 3-like — its product is MQAIAPSTPNTLKSLTGTIRPSLSRLGPSRLVVQSVYRSDSVNFPNGVGLSRADWQSSCAILASKVVSQEQPTEKPGAAGGGGAAGGADHVAAVNGHKASIDLDLVPISTDSNNNKPHQLAHRALTITDLSPAPMHGSELRVAYQGVPGAYSEAAAGKAYPNCEAIPCDQFEVAFQAVELWIADRAVLPVENSLGGSIHRNYDLLLRHRLHIVGEVQLPVHHCLLALPGVRKEYLTRVISHPQALAQCELTLTKLGLNVAREAVDDTAGAAEFVAANNLRDTAAIASARAADLYGMNILADGIQDDSSNVTRFVMLAREPIIPRTDRPFKTSIVFAHDKGTSVLFKVLSAFAFRNISLTKIESRPHRNRPIRLVDDANVGTAKHFEYMFYIDFEASMAEVRAQNALAEVQEFTSFLRVLGSYPMDMTPWCPSGGD